One genomic window of Glycine max cultivar Williams 82 chromosome 16, Glycine_max_v4.0, whole genome shotgun sequence includes the following:
- the LOC100788210 gene encoding major pollen allergen Ole e 1, with the protein MNTITLLLLFPFFTQFLEVEPARTKLPGKTRFPISQISVMGFVYCDFCSNSSFSRHSYFLPGAEVKVDCMFKALSEKTSEQISLSVNRTTNKYGMYKLEIPSVDGVKCAEDSAVVSSCQASLIGSSSSACNVPGYKTTSNVIAIKARRANLCIYSFNALTFRPSKRDITLCGN; encoded by the exons ATGAATACCATaaccctcttgcttctttttcccttttttactcaGTTTTTGGAAGTTGAGCCTGCAAGAACCAAGCTTCCTGGGAAAACCAGGTTCCCCATCTCACAAATCAGTGTTATGGGTTTTGTGTATTGTGATTTCTGCTCCAACAGCAGCTTTTCCAGACACAGCTACTTCTTGCCAG GTGCTGAGGTCAAAGTAGATTGCATGTTCAAAGCACTTTCAGAGAAAACTTCTGAGCAGATTTCACTTTCAGTGAACAGAACTACCAATAAGTATGGGATGTACAAGCTGGAAATCCCTTCAGTGGATGGAGTGAAATGTGCAGAAGATTCTGCAGTTGTGTCTTCTTGCCAAGCAAGCTTAATAGGTAGTTCATCCTCTGCTTGCAATGTTCCTGGCTACAAAACCACTTCTAATGTGATAGCAATCAAAGCAAGAAGAGCCAACCTCTGCATATACAGCTTCAATGCTTTGACTTTCAGACCATCCAAGAGGGACATCACCTTGTGTGGTAATTAA